The Streptomyces griseiscabiei genome includes a window with the following:
- a CDS encoding poly(A) polymerase, with product MRTSEEIYHRVRWDARFDPARFVLGVLQRNAAPKRVPLPAFVPGGEIPWHRVLFFEADGEVVWDRATGVDRMDATDAGRVREARLLRAPFFTARTPHAWDGERWAPATGSPREAAASSVRVLTWNTLWDRYDADLIDTARRRPLLLRALRDADADVIALQEVEAELLALLLREPWLREGWTLGTAPSGRDVAECGLLLLSRLPVREAAFHALGPHKAVTAVVVETGAHPLVVAATHLSSDHSADGAGRRTAELARLAEGLAGLDADLLLLGDFNDGGDTPQSALGMRDAWSETHGRADTTPTFDPTANPLAAVSSLSGRASRLDRVLLRGAGLGVRSAELYGDTPTAEGLFVSDHYGVRAEVAPEAPHSGLARLDLRPTARTALAWLPPEELWPPLQEIRRRNDPQIHRWPPHVNVLFGFVPEHAFEEAASVLATATTSPFDARLEGVHWFGHRDDATVWLDPAAAGAEPWAELHSTLVRHFPRCRGRQEGFTPHLSLGRTTDPNALAAACATRLTPLSAGVGELALLSRRGDEPMRVRATVSLGTGEVRWREEPTPTPYRDEAAGSAVADRVTRLLTDAFPSGVVHVVGSRRMGCALPGADLDLVAALPGRAELATVEGKLKESIRATAEVREVVGARVPGLRLRLDGLAVDLAVVATGSMDPAEAVARRTELGEAAAIALSAVSDAEAVLASAGAHGPAFAGLARQVKAWARARGLDSAPFGGLPGLAWSVLAARTAREAGERSPADLLRHFFATWAAWDWREPVGAVERCALPLMIATPSAPVRPCTDQVTAGMRDLITQELFRAWESLEEGSPLSALLTPPPLHRRHAAWAVVTVEGGRGGSTDEGRVRGRMRALITDLADLAPDCHAWPRPFTTAPARYAIGLGHSPPTADELAAVADRRLRGLAGVTLTRAEGGEVPTLS from the coding sequence GTGCGGACGAGCGAGGAGATCTATCACCGGGTGCGCTGGGACGCGCGCTTCGACCCGGCCCGTTTCGTGCTCGGCGTGCTGCAGCGCAACGCCGCGCCCAAGCGGGTCCCGCTGCCCGCGTTCGTGCCCGGCGGGGAGATCCCGTGGCACCGGGTGCTGTTCTTCGAGGCGGACGGCGAGGTGGTCTGGGACCGGGCCACGGGTGTGGACCGGATGGACGCGACGGACGCGGGGCGCGTACGGGAGGCGCGGCTGCTCCGGGCGCCGTTCTTCACGGCGCGCACACCGCACGCGTGGGACGGCGAGCGCTGGGCGCCCGCGACCGGCTCACCGCGAGAGGCTGCCGCCTCCTCCGTCCGGGTGCTGACCTGGAACACCCTCTGGGACCGCTACGACGCCGATCTCATCGACACCGCCCGGCGCAGACCGCTGCTGCTGCGGGCCCTGCGGGACGCGGACGCGGACGTGATCGCGTTGCAGGAGGTCGAGGCGGAGCTGTTGGCCCTGCTGCTGCGCGAGCCCTGGCTGCGGGAGGGCTGGACCCTGGGCACGGCCCCGTCCGGGCGGGACGTGGCGGAGTGCGGGCTGCTGTTGCTGAGCCGGCTGCCGGTGCGCGAGGCCGCGTTCCACGCGCTGGGCCCGCACAAGGCGGTGACGGCCGTGGTGGTGGAGACGGGCGCGCACCCCCTGGTCGTGGCGGCGACGCATCTGAGCAGCGACCACTCGGCCGACGGCGCCGGTCGCCGTACCGCCGAACTGGCCCGTCTCGCCGAGGGGTTGGCGGGCCTGGACGCCGATCTGCTGCTCCTCGGCGACTTCAACGACGGCGGCGACACCCCGCAGTCGGCCCTGGGCATGCGGGACGCGTGGAGCGAGACGCACGGCCGGGCGGACACGACACCGACCTTCGACCCGACCGCCAACCCGCTGGCCGCGGTCTCGTCGCTGTCCGGACGGGCGTCCCGGCTGGACCGGGTCCTGCTGCGCGGCGCGGGCCTGGGGGTGCGCTCGGCCGAGCTGTACGGGGACACGCCCACGGCGGAGGGGCTGTTCGTCTCGGACCACTACGGGGTCCGGGCGGAGGTGGCGCCCGAGGCCCCGCACAGCGGCCTCGCCCGTCTCGACCTCCGGCCGACGGCCCGCACGGCGCTGGCGTGGCTGCCTCCCGAGGAGCTGTGGCCGCCGCTCCAGGAGATCCGCCGGAGGAACGACCCGCAGATCCACCGCTGGCCCCCGCATGTGAACGTCCTCTTCGGCTTCGTACCGGAACACGCCTTCGAGGAGGCGGCCTCGGTCCTCGCGACGGCCACGACCTCGCCGTTCGACGCCCGGCTGGAGGGCGTGCACTGGTTCGGGCACCGGGACGACGCGACGGTGTGGCTGGACCCGGCGGCGGCGGGCGCGGAGCCCTGGGCCGAGCTGCACAGCACCCTCGTACGCCACTTCCCGCGCTGCCGGGGGCGCCAGGAGGGCTTCACCCCGCATCTGAGCCTGGGCCGCACCACCGACCCGAACGCCCTGGCCGCAGCGTGTGCGACCCGGCTCACCCCCCTGTCGGCCGGGGTCGGCGAGCTGGCGCTGCTGTCGCGGCGCGGGGACGAGCCGATGCGGGTGCGGGCGACGGTGAGCCTGGGGACGGGAGAGGTGCGCTGGCGGGAGGAGCCGACGCCGACCCCGTACCGGGACGAGGCCGCCGGCTCCGCCGTGGCCGACCGGGTCACCCGCCTCCTCACCGACGCGTTCCCCTCCGGTGTCGTGCATGTGGTCGGCTCCCGGCGCATGGGCTGCGCGCTGCCCGGCGCGGATCTGGACCTGGTGGCGGCGCTGCCGGGCAGGGCCGAACTGGCGACTGTGGAAGGGAAGTTGAAGGAGTCGATCCGGGCGACCGCCGAGGTGCGGGAGGTGGTCGGGGCACGCGTACCCGGTCTGCGGCTGCGGCTCGACGGGCTGGCGGTGGATCTGGCGGTCGTGGCCACGGGTTCCATGGACCCGGCGGAGGCGGTGGCGCGACGGACCGAGCTGGGCGAGGCGGCGGCGATCGCGCTCAGCGCGGTGAGCGACGCGGAGGCGGTACTCGCCTCGGCGGGCGCCCACGGTCCGGCCTTCGCCGGGCTGGCCAGGCAGGTCAAGGCATGGGCGAGGGCGCGGGGCCTGGACTCGGCACCGTTCGGCGGGCTGCCGGGCCTGGCGTGGTCGGTGCTGGCGGCCCGCACCGCGCGCGAGGCCGGCGAGCGGTCACCCGCCGATCTCCTCCGGCACTTCTTCGCGACCTGGGCGGCGTGGGACTGGCGCGAGCCGGTGGGTGCGGTCGAGCGGTGCGCGCTCCCCCTCATGATCGCGACCCCCTCGGCCCCGGTCCGTCCCTGCACGGACCAGGTCACGGCGGGCATGCGCGATCTGATCACCCAAGAGCTGTTCCGGGCCTGGGAGTCGCTGGAGGAGGGCAGCCCCCTGTCCGCCCTCCTCACCCCTCCCCCGCTCCACCGCCGCCACGCCGCGTGGGCGGTCGTGACGGTGGAGGGGGGCCGGGGCGGGAGCACGGACGAGGGCCGGGTACGGGGCAGGATGCGGGCCCTGATCACGGACCTCGCCGACCTCGCCCCCGACTGCCACGCCTGGCCCCGCCCCTTCACCACGGCCCCCGCCCGTTACGCGATCGGCCTGGGCCACTCCCCGCCGACCGCCGACGAGTTGGCCGCCGTGGCGGACCGCCGGCTACGCGGCTTGGCGGGGGTCACACTGACGCGGGCGGAGGGCGGCGAGGTGCCGACCCTGTCCTGA
- a CDS encoding helix-turn-helix domain-containing protein, which translates to MDTQHPSAPARAHARPPANNHPDRPHSGGGGLLHDHTRHTARFTVIGNHLAQHPKLSLVAIGLAAHIQSLPKGARVDIKTLAGRFQEGTTRIAAALRELEAHGYLRRERARVPGGRIITRTISCNQPGRGKGHTESEPVRPAHAPRKDPRQKAPRKPLPAVPHPACPSPALLRTATELLADLRRTDPRLLLSACDTAHLAPGVAAWLERDIAATAVRHALTGDLPNEPLHRPAALLAHRLTDRLPPPPPFRAPASPPPVHYEMTNCDGCDRGFRGPRGSRCRDCEKAAEPSFRAADR; encoded by the coding sequence ATGGATACGCAGCACCCTAGCGCGCCCGCGCGCGCCCACGCCCGGCCTCCGGCCAACAACCACCCGGACCGGCCTCACTCGGGCGGCGGTGGTCTGCTCCACGACCACACCCGCCACACCGCCCGCTTCACGGTGATCGGCAACCACCTCGCCCAGCACCCGAAGCTGTCCCTCGTCGCGATCGGGCTCGCCGCGCACATCCAGTCGCTCCCCAAGGGCGCCCGCGTCGACATCAAGACGCTCGCCGGCCGCTTCCAGGAGGGCACGACCCGTATCGCCGCCGCCCTGCGGGAGCTGGAGGCCCACGGCTACCTCCGCCGCGAACGCGCGCGCGTCCCCGGCGGCCGGATCATCACCCGCACGATCTCCTGCAACCAGCCCGGCCGGGGCAAGGGCCACACGGAGAGCGAGCCCGTACGCCCGGCGCACGCGCCCCGGAAGGACCCCAGGCAAAAGGCGCCCCGCAAGCCCCTTCCCGCCGTCCCCCACCCCGCCTGCCCCTCCCCCGCCCTTCTGCGGACCGCCACCGAGCTCCTCGCCGACCTGCGCCGCACGGACCCCCGCCTGCTGCTCTCGGCCTGCGACACCGCGCACCTCGCCCCGGGCGTGGCCGCCTGGCTGGAGCGCGACATCGCCGCCACCGCCGTACGCCACGCCCTGACCGGCGATCTCCCGAACGAGCCCCTGCACCGCCCGGCCGCCCTGCTGGCCCACCGGCTCACGGACCGGCTGCCGCCCCCGCCGCCGTTCCGGGCCCCGGCGTCCCCGCCACCCGTCCACTACGAGATGACCAACTGCGACGGCTGCGACCGCGGCTTCCGGGGCCCGAGGGGGAGCCGCTGCCGCGACTGCGAGAAGGCGGCGGAGCCCAGCTTCCGAGCGGCAGACCGGTAG
- a CDS encoding endo-1,4-beta-xylanase: MPVLALVAGALLSTAVAVEPAAARTPPPLRVLADRADVRIGTAVDMSALAEDRTYRRTVDREFDSVTAENVMKWESVEPRRGVYDWEAADDLVRHARAHGQVVRGHTLVWHSQLPGWLTAGVEDGSIGSAELRGILRKHITTEVKRYKGRIQQWDVVNEVFEEDGSLRNSIWLRELGPSYIADAFRWAHAADPKAKLFLNDYNVEGVNAKSTAYYELAKRLRARGVPVQGFGAQGHLAIQYGFPGQVAENLARFEALGMRTAFTEVDVRMILPADPDKLATQASYFRRLLDACLGARSCTSFTVWGFTDRYSWVPGVFVGQGAATPLDEEYGRKAAYGALRDGLAEGRGD, translated from the coding sequence ATGCCTGTGCTCGCGCTGGTCGCCGGGGCGCTGCTGTCCACGGCGGTGGCCGTGGAACCGGCGGCGGCCCGTACTCCGCCGCCCCTGCGGGTGCTGGCCGACCGGGCGGACGTACGCATCGGCACGGCCGTGGACATGAGCGCGCTGGCCGAGGACCGGACGTATCGCAGAACCGTGGACCGTGAGTTCGACTCGGTGACCGCCGAGAACGTCATGAAGTGGGAGTCGGTCGAGCCGCGGCGTGGGGTCTACGACTGGGAGGCGGCCGACGACCTGGTCCGTCACGCCCGCGCCCACGGCCAGGTGGTGCGCGGCCACACCCTGGTCTGGCACAGCCAGCTGCCGGGGTGGCTGACGGCCGGGGTCGAGGACGGCTCGATCGGCTCGGCGGAGCTGCGCGGAATCCTCCGCAAGCACATCACCACCGAGGTGAAGCGGTACAAGGGGAGGATCCAGCAGTGGGACGTGGTGAACGAGGTCTTCGAGGAGGACGGCAGCCTGCGGAACTCGATCTGGCTGCGTGAGCTGGGCCCGTCGTACATCGCGGACGCCTTCCGCTGGGCGCACGCGGCCGACCCGAAGGCGAAGCTCTTCCTCAACGACTACAACGTGGAGGGCGTCAACGCGAAGTCCACGGCGTACTACGAACTGGCGAAGCGGTTGCGTGCGCGGGGCGTGCCGGTGCAGGGCTTCGGCGCTCAGGGACACCTCGCGATCCAGTACGGCTTCCCGGGGCAGGTCGCGGAGAACCTCGCCCGGTTCGAGGCGCTGGGGATGCGGACGGCGTTCACGGAGGTGGACGTGCGGATGATCCTGCCGGCCGACCCCGACAAGCTGGCGACCCAGGCGTCGTACTTCCGGAGGCTGCTCGATGCCTGTCTGGGGGCGCGGAGCTGCACGTCGTTCACGGTGTGGGGGTTCACGGACCGGTACTCGTGGGTGCCGGGGGTGTTCGTCGGACAGGGCGCGGCCACGCCGCTGGACGAGGAGTACGGGCGGAAGGCGGCGTACGGGGCGTTGCGGGACGGGCTGGCGGAGGGGCGGGGGGACTGA
- a CDS encoding glycosyl hydrolase 115 family protein, with product MSGYVSRRGVLGAGIGAVPVLSMGVGGAWAEGDGGAPGVTDPGAYLSFAPVARGFALVGVPVVVDPEDHPGVVRVAGDLREDIARVTGVRPGSEVAREVVLVGTIGLSPLIDGLIAAGKLDVGGVRGKWETSLQTVVERPMPGVERAFVVAGSDPRGTIFGAYDVSYGLGVSPWYWWDDVPPVRRKAVYVRPGRFSQGTPAVKYRGIFINDENPALGTWAPAYFGPGKAPGHPGGFTADFWAKVFEALLRLKGNYVWPAVWGRAFAEDDPENHARAKEYGIVMGTSHEAPMMRGIEEWNRHAVPAVRDAAGNVVTPGRDPYGGTGEWSYRRNAEAIRAYWRDGVRRMVEQDFEGVVTLGMRGNGDTSLPDGDGIELMQEIIAAQRRIIEEETGRPASQTPQVWTLYKEVQRYWDRGLRAPDDVTVVLTDDNWGNIRKHPDPGEPVRPGGYGLYYHFDYVGVGRNYKWVDTANLANLWEQLHEADAYGNHGLWVVNVGDLKGNELPTEFFLNYAWNPGRWGLEELGEWERGFARQNFGEAVAGEIAEVLSAYGQLQARRKPELLNRRITVDGAGTGERAIVYDDRQTPFHFGHRELERVTEEWRALAKRAERVGRRLPAAVQDAWFELVGYAVAATANLYGLRAAEFENLLYARQGRAATNGRAAEAEAGLRRDFALADRFNSQVAGGKWRGFQTQPHIGYGDVERYGPNAGWQQPEKDNVALPDEIFPKVRRIEVPEAAGLGVAVDGSEDSGQWWPDSAEEAVLPVFSPYQTRPRQYVEIFNRGRTPFPYRIESSVPWLVVERSRGRVEEQVRVGVRVDWGRVPAGGVTGSGRVSGALTVTGAGASVTVRAVAEKPSVRETRGLRGFVEAGGYVAIDAEHHTRAVGSRDGRVRWRRIERIGRTGAGVTPWPVTAARQTPGGAGGGTGPRLEYEVGVLSAVDEVTVWAYVSPRNPALATGGLRYAVSFGDGEPRVVDIHAVTGADDGLMNKQWARNTSDNVNVTATRHTVSGPGTHRLTFWMVDPTVVLQRLVVDMGGLTPTYLGPLESRRV from the coding sequence ATGTCTGGGTACGTCAGCCGTAGGGGTGTGCTCGGAGCGGGGATCGGTGCTGTGCCGGTGCTGTCGATGGGGGTCGGGGGCGCGTGGGCGGAGGGGGACGGTGGGGCCCCGGGGGTGACGGACCCGGGGGCGTACCTCTCCTTCGCGCCCGTCGCGCGTGGGTTCGCTCTGGTCGGGGTCCCGGTGGTGGTCGACCCCGAGGATCACCCCGGAGTCGTACGGGTCGCGGGGGACCTGCGGGAGGACATCGCGCGGGTGACGGGGGTGCGGCCGGGGAGTGAGGTCGCGCGGGAGGTGGTCCTGGTGGGGACCATCGGGCTCAGTCCGCTGATCGACGGGCTGATCGCCGCAGGGAAGCTGGACGTCGGCGGGGTGCGGGGGAAGTGGGAGACCTCGTTGCAGACGGTGGTCGAGCGGCCGATGCCCGGGGTGGAGCGGGCCTTCGTGGTCGCGGGCAGCGATCCGCGCGGCACGATCTTCGGGGCGTACGACGTCTCGTACGGCCTCGGTGTCTCGCCCTGGTACTGGTGGGACGATGTGCCGCCGGTCCGGCGGAAGGCGGTGTACGTGCGCCCCGGCCGCTTCAGCCAGGGGACGCCGGCCGTGAAGTACCGGGGGATCTTCATCAACGACGAGAACCCGGCGCTCGGGACGTGGGCGCCGGCGTACTTCGGGCCCGGCAAGGCCCCCGGGCATCCCGGGGGCTTCACCGCGGACTTCTGGGCGAAGGTCTTCGAGGCCCTGCTGCGGCTGAAGGGGAACTACGTCTGGCCGGCGGTGTGGGGGCGGGCCTTCGCCGAGGACGACCCCGAGAACCACGCGCGCGCCAAGGAGTACGGGATTGTCATGGGCACGTCTCATGAGGCGCCCATGATGCGGGGGATCGAGGAGTGGAACCGCCATGCCGTACCGGCGGTCAGGGACGCGGCCGGGAACGTCGTGACCCCCGGGCGGGACCCCTACGGGGGCACCGGGGAGTGGTCGTACCGCCGGAACGCCGAGGCGATCCGGGCCTACTGGCGGGACGGCGTCCGGCGGATGGTGGAGCAGGACTTCGAGGGTGTCGTCACGCTCGGGATGCGGGGGAACGGCGACACGAGCCTCCCCGACGGCGACGGCATCGAGCTGATGCAGGAGATCATCGCGGCGCAGCGGCGGATCATCGAGGAGGAGACGGGGCGGCCCGCGTCCCAGACCCCGCAGGTGTGGACGCTCTACAAGGAGGTCCAGCGGTACTGGGACCGCGGGCTGCGGGCGCCGGACGATGTCACGGTGGTCCTCACGGACGACAACTGGGGGAACATCCGTAAGCATCCGGACCCGGGGGAGCCCGTACGGCCTGGGGGTTACGGGTTGTACTACCACTTCGACTACGTCGGGGTCGGGCGCAACTACAAGTGGGTCGACACGGCGAACCTGGCCAATCTGTGGGAGCAGCTGCACGAGGCCGACGCCTATGGCAACCACGGGCTGTGGGTGGTGAACGTCGGCGATCTGAAGGGGAACGAGCTGCCGACCGAGTTCTTTCTGAACTACGCCTGGAACCCGGGGCGTTGGGGTCTGGAGGAGCTGGGGGAGTGGGAGCGCGGGTTCGCCCGGCAGAACTTCGGGGAGGCCGTCGCCGGGGAGATCGCCGAGGTGCTGAGCGCGTACGGGCAGTTGCAGGCCCGCCGCAAGCCGGAGCTGCTGAACCGGCGGATCACGGTGGACGGCGCGGGGACGGGCGAGCGCGCGATCGTCTACGACGACCGGCAGACGCCCTTCCACTTCGGCCACCGCGAGCTGGAGCGGGTCACGGAGGAGTGGCGGGCGCTGGCGAAGCGGGCCGAGCGGGTGGGCAGGCGGCTGCCCGCCGCCGTTCAGGACGCGTGGTTCGAGCTGGTCGGGTACGCGGTGGCGGCGACGGCGAACCTCTACGGGCTGCGCGCGGCCGAGTTCGAGAACCTGCTGTACGCGCGGCAGGGCCGGGCGGCGACGAACGGCCGGGCGGCGGAGGCCGAGGCGGGCCTCCGTCGGGACTTCGCGCTGGCCGACCGCTTCAACTCCCAGGTGGCGGGCGGGAAATGGCGGGGTTTCCAGACCCAGCCGCACATCGGGTACGGCGATGTGGAGCGCTACGGCCCCAACGCCGGATGGCAGCAGCCGGAGAAGGACAACGTGGCCCTCCCGGACGAGATCTTCCCCAAGGTGCGGCGGATCGAGGTGCCGGAGGCGGCGGGGCTGGGGGTGGCGGTCGACGGTTCCGAGGACTCCGGGCAGTGGTGGCCGGACTCGGCTGAGGAGGCCGTGCTGCCGGTGTTCAGCCCCTACCAGACCCGGCCCCGGCAGTATGTGGAGATCTTCAACCGGGGGCGTACGCCCTTCCCGTACCGGATCGAGTCGTCGGTGCCGTGGCTGGTGGTGGAGCGGTCGCGCGGGCGGGTCGAGGAGCAGGTGCGGGTGGGGGTCCGGGTGGACTGGGGGCGGGTGCCGGCGGGGGGTGTCACGGGGTCGGGGCGGGTCTCGGGTGCGTTGACGGTGACCGGGGCCGGGGCCTCGGTCACCGTGCGGGCCGTCGCGGAGAAGCCGTCGGTGCGGGAGACGCGCGGGCTGCGGGGGTTCGTCGAGGCGGGCGGGTACGTGGCGATCGACGCGGAGCACCACACGCGAGCGGTGGGGTCGCGCGACGGGCGCGTGCGCTGGCGCCGGATCGAGCGGATCGGGCGTACGGGGGCGGGGGTCACGCCGTGGCCGGTGACGGCGGCGCGGCAGACGCCGGGCGGGGCCGGGGGCGGGACGGGCCCGCGCCTGGAGTACGAGGTGGGTGTCCTGTCGGCGGTGGACGAGGTGACGGTCTGGGCGTACGTCTCGCCCCGGAACCCGGCGCTCGCGACGGGCGGGCTGCGGTACGCGGTGTCCTTCGGCGACGGGGAGCCACGGGTGGTCGACATCCATGCCGTCACCGGGGCCGACGACGGGCTCATGAACAAGCAGTGGGCCCGCAACACCTCGGACAACGTGAACGTGACGGCGACCCGGCACACGGTGTCCGGGCCCGGGACGCACCGGCTGACGTTCTGGATGGTCGACCCGACGGTGGTGCTGCAGCGGCTGGTGGTCGACATGGGCGGGCTGACGCCGACGTATCTGGGGCCGTTGGAGAGCCGCAGGGTCTGA
- a CDS encoding ATP-binding protein — protein sequence MVKVRLETSREHVAELARLRDPIGAVEELIWNAVDADAGHVVVTLERNDLGGVDRVRVQDDGSGMSAEHCEEYFRPIGASWKKRAQGSPVKKRALHGKNGRGRVRAFALGTQVRWTSVSDAPGGRQQLVIEADRRSMDEFDIGDPEPADDPIGTLFEAFGGDEQLSVLADERARSSLTTAFATYLEKYPDVRIEYDGQDLDPAAEQAHMCDYVLPSPVGWDGDPAKLKVVEWRRPVTRALFLCDGEGMSRAQLKPGIQAPGFEFTAHLSWSGFDEVDSEDLAFTDWASHGPLAEVLTTARDQLKAHFRARVDERRREQVAEWRREGIYPYAGQPAGARERTERETFDAVATTVFRHLPKSTGTRRTTFALLRSVLAHEPSDVLRIAEELFSLSKQEREQLNRLLDRTPLSALVKASTAATSRLDFLAALEHLVFDPEAKNRVKERTELHRILENECWVFGEEYGLHVSDRSLTEVLRQHCHLLGREEPTGPAVLRPDGRQAIVDLMLSRASRHRHDERHHLVVELKRPRLTLGLGEFEQLSSYAQAVRKDDRFRDTRTTWDFWLVGNDMTDTLRELSHQPHNPPGCALNQPTYRIWVRTWGELVQDCETRLRFYGQQLEYQSSTEHAMDYLVRNHGDAVAELVADATVPPPRRDGQPPAAYATKSAQADDVSVS from the coding sequence ATGGTGAAGGTGCGGCTGGAGACCAGCCGGGAGCACGTCGCCGAGCTGGCGCGGCTGCGCGATCCGATCGGCGCGGTCGAGGAGCTGATCTGGAACGCCGTCGACGCCGACGCCGGGCACGTCGTCGTCACGCTGGAGCGCAACGACCTGGGCGGCGTGGACCGGGTCCGCGTCCAGGACGACGGCAGCGGGATGTCGGCCGAGCACTGCGAGGAGTACTTCCGGCCGATCGGCGCCTCCTGGAAGAAGCGTGCGCAGGGCAGCCCGGTCAAGAAGCGCGCTCTGCACGGCAAGAACGGACGCGGCCGGGTGCGCGCCTTCGCACTCGGCACCCAGGTGCGCTGGACCAGCGTCAGCGACGCGCCAGGGGGCCGGCAGCAGCTGGTGATAGAGGCGGACCGGCGCTCGATGGACGAGTTCGACATCGGCGACCCGGAACCCGCCGACGACCCCATCGGCACGCTGTTCGAGGCGTTCGGCGGGGACGAGCAGCTGAGTGTCCTGGCCGACGAACGCGCCAGGTCATCGCTCACCACGGCGTTCGCCACGTACCTGGAGAAGTACCCGGACGTACGCATCGAGTACGACGGCCAGGACCTCGACCCGGCCGCCGAGCAGGCGCACATGTGCGACTACGTGCTTCCCTCCCCCGTCGGCTGGGACGGCGACCCCGCGAAGCTGAAGGTCGTCGAGTGGCGCAGGCCGGTCACCCGCGCGCTCTTCCTGTGCGACGGCGAAGGCATGTCGCGAGCGCAGCTCAAGCCTGGCATCCAGGCCCCGGGCTTCGAGTTCACGGCGCATCTCAGCTGGTCCGGCTTCGACGAGGTCGACTCCGAGGATCTCGCCTTCACCGACTGGGCGTCGCACGGGCCGCTGGCCGAAGTGCTCACGACGGCCCGTGACCAGCTCAAGGCCCACTTCCGCGCCCGCGTGGACGAACGGCGGCGGGAACAGGTCGCCGAATGGCGCCGGGAAGGCATCTACCCGTACGCGGGGCAGCCCGCCGGCGCACGCGAACGCACCGAACGCGAGACGTTCGACGCGGTGGCCACGACCGTCTTCCGCCACCTGCCCAAATCCACCGGCACGCGCAGGACCACGTTCGCCCTGCTCCGGTCCGTGCTCGCGCACGAGCCCTCGGACGTGCTGCGGATCGCCGAGGAACTGTTCAGCCTCTCCAAGCAGGAACGGGAACAACTCAACCGGCTCCTCGACCGCACTCCCCTTTCAGCTCTGGTCAAGGCCTCGACGGCCGCGACCAGTCGGCTGGACTTCCTGGCGGCTCTGGAACACCTCGTCTTCGACCCCGAGGCCAAGAACCGCGTCAAGGAGCGCACCGAACTCCACCGAATCCTGGAGAACGAGTGCTGGGTCTTCGGCGAGGAGTACGGCCTGCATGTGAGCGATCGAAGTCTCACCGAGGTGCTGCGACAGCACTGCCACCTGCTGGGCCGCGAGGAACCGACGGGCCCTGCGGTGCTCCGGCCGGACGGACGCCAGGCCATCGTCGACCTCATGCTGTCGCGAGCCTCCCGTCACCGCCATGACGAGCGGCACCATCTGGTGGTCGAACTCAAACGCCCTCGCCTCACCCTGGGACTGGGCGAGTTCGAGCAGCTCAGCAGCTACGCACAGGCCGTCCGGAAGGACGACCGGTTCCGTGACACCCGTACGACGTGGGACTTCTGGCTGGTCGGCAACGACATGACGGACACGCTCCGCGAGCTGTCCCACCAGCCCCACAATCCCCCCGGCTGCGCCCTCAACCAGCCGACGTACCGGATCTGGGTACGCACCTGGGGCGAACTCGTCCAGGACTGCGAGACCCGGCTCCGCTTCTACGGCCAACAACTGGAGTACCAGTCCTCCACCGAACACGCCATGGACTACCTGGTCCGCAACCACGGCGACGCGGTGGCGGAGCTGGTCGCCGACGCGACGGTTCCCCCACCTCGCCGGGACGGTCAGCCCCCGGCCGCGTACGCCACGAAGTCCGCCCAGGCGGACGACGTCAGCGTGAGCTGA